From Anopheles cruzii unplaced genomic scaffold, idAnoCruzAS_RS32_06 scaffold01578_ctg1, whole genome shotgun sequence:
tcatcatcttagctatcttgtgcactttcattttgcggtcacccatcacgattttcaatacttgcttgatgttttcgggagttactgccgaatttgggcgaccggaacgttcagcatcatcggtgttcgtacgaccacgtttaaagtcACCAAACCACTTCTCAACCATTTGCCTCGATGGAGCAGAGTCCGAATAACATTTGTCAAGCCACTGTTTAGTTTGcacggtattttttcccatcacaaAGCAATGCTTAATGAGCACACGAAATtctgatttttccatttttttcaatttacaaaagttgattgaattgttcacACTGTAACTTGGTAAATAATAGTCCGAATGCCATGAAACTTTGACAGATATCGTTTGAAGGTTGGTACTGTCTAAAAATCATAAGGATTCTgtatttgtttcgccatctatatgtcatcctgcgaacttattgagcgatgtgttaCATGGTGATTCAGCAAGTgctctctttttcatttggttgtaatacaaaaacggctgaatatatttcgatgcttgaacttttatttgaaaggtagattcttCACAATTATGTTCATGCGCTTCCCGTGgcatgaaaaccgggagttcCACATGCACGAAAATGCTTAGAGTTCTTTGAGCTGCACGTCTTTATTGTAGTTTATATAAACATGAACTGAACTTGGATCGAGCCGAAACGCGTTCGATCACGCGTGGAATGGGAGaagaataaaaagaaaaatagagaGCAATGCTTTGCAAGAGTCATGGCTCGCGAGAGCGAAAAGGCAAAGCCTTACGTGGCGATAACCGGAACGGCGATAATGTACCGAACAATTTATGTATAACGCGTATGGACATCTTGTAGTATACCTTTTATTGATAGTTCAGAACAGAAATGAATAAAGGCTGAAATGTGCAAATAGGCTGAAAGGTAGATTCAAATTCGCATTTAACTAATGTTACTGCATTAGATTCGATTGCAGTCAACGGACATTATAGCGTTGTTAGAACATTTGAGCAATTGTTGGGAGTGGCCACCGCGAAAAAACGCCTTATGGACGAGCATCCGGAAGAAGGATGCTGCAAACCAATCACGTCTGCCGTACTGCATGGCGTAATTAAATGATGGCGTCTCCTTGGGGTACGTTCTCCTCCAACGCGGTTGCCGTGTACATCAACCTGCACCACACAATCAGAGCCTGATCGCGATACCGTTCTTCTAAGTGGTGTCGTAGGAAGACTGCTGTTACTACATGCAGCCGATTCCACTAGTACTGGACTTGATGTGTGGTCAACATTCACATTTGAGATACTATCAATGACGCTGTTCTTCCTATCATCGCACGTCTTTAACCGCTTAAGTTGGGGCGAAAGGAGTAATGACATGGCCTCTTGCGTAGGTGACAATGCAGGCACATCTTCTACTAATGGTTTCCTCTCAGCGTTCGTGATGCTTTTTGCCGCTTGTAGCAATTTCTGCTTTCGAATCTTTGTCAACCAATCAATATTCTCTTTAAGTTTGTACTTCTTTTGCCCTGAAGTTCCGTCACTGCtggcagcaccaacaccacaacCAAACGATGATCCTAGGCTGCCACCACTAGCAATAACGTTTACTAAATGCGGTGCTTCACCGTCTATCACGAAATTCGGCAAGGAGCAGTATATCAACG
This genomic window contains:
- the LOC128276555 gene encoding protein lethal(2)denticleless-like, with the translated sequence NEKMQLRGTAEYCNSYSSEHFRIKSLEFTPRSVKRFVQRNETTPSAVKAVNRTIGTIEGEKHALVNSVADDGDLKDGSSGNSTTKRSFGVMFQNNGVEETSLFPPVKRAFREECRGRRLFSPLNSQPALSFSALEIAASSSSSRSLSAILEASEEDTLGGITSCKSPLATADLNIRPVESDHNVTDITSTLSSNILHPLIYCSLPNFVIDGEAPHLVNVIASGGSLGSSFGCGVGAASSDGTSGQKKYKLKENIDWLTKIRKQKLLQAAKSITNAERKPLVEDVPALSPTQEAMSLLLSPQLKRLKTCDDRKNSVIDSISNVNVDHTSSPVLVESAACSNSSLPTTPLRRTVSRSGSDCVVQVDVHGNRVGGERTPRRRHHLITPCSTADVIGLQHPSSGCSSIRRFFAVATPNNCSNVLTTL